In the genome of Eggerthella sp. YY7918, one region contains:
- a CDS encoding DUF86 domain-containing protein gives MLERVDLHEFLSDETKERAVAMTSINIGEHTKRLSDDFFEEHPGSELKYAARTRDVYAHGYFTLSFETVYKTAVEDYPRLKTWITGLMARG, from the coding sequence ATGCTTGAGAGGGTCGATCTCCATGAGTTTCTGTCTGATGAAACCAAAGAACGCGCCGTCGCAATGACGTCTATCAACATCGGCGAGCATACCAAGCGATTGAGTGACGATTTTTTTGAGGAGCATCCGGGAAGCGAACTCAAGTACGCCGCTCGTACACGCGATGTATATGCTCATGGATATTTCACGCTTTCCTTCGAGACGGTTTACAAGACTGCTGTCGAAGACTATCCGAGACTAAAGACGTGGATAACGGGCCTGATGGCAAGGGGATAA
- a CDS encoding TetR/AcrR family transcriptional regulator produces MARPRKDRLQDSVQERIKATFWQLLRERSVSQITVSEIVRVVGCNRNTFYYHFDSVEDLTSHAIAEAIPVEIPVLAEAYFAGALIDMPLDKEARRSIERLCLLVGRGGSPAAAEQVKEALKAVWIERFNMDNTQEDVACVLEFMASGIVGMLGFWASHNDEVPLDRCFHAVSSVFSKPAVAFAQGRSIRNAAVE; encoded by the coding sequence ATGGCGCGACCACGAAAAGATCGGCTGCAAGATTCAGTGCAAGAGCGCATTAAGGCAACGTTTTGGCAGCTGTTGCGCGAGAGAAGCGTCAGTCAGATCACGGTGAGCGAAATCGTGCGTGTGGTCGGCTGTAACCGGAACACCTTTTACTATCACTTTGACAGCGTTGAGGATCTGACATCGCATGCTATCGCTGAGGCAATTCCTGTTGAGATTCCAGTCCTTGCGGAGGCGTATTTCGCCGGTGCACTTATCGACATGCCGCTTGACAAGGAGGCACGACGGTCGATTGAGCGTCTGTGCCTGCTGGTAGGCAGGGGTGGCTCGCCTGCAGCTGCAGAGCAGGTGAAAGAGGCGCTAAAAGCGGTGTGGATCGAGCGGTTCAATATGGATAACACTCAAGAGGACGTAGCGTGTGTCCTAGAATTTATGGCAAGCGGCATCGTAGGCATGCTCGGCTTCTGGGCGTCGCATAATGACGAGGTACCTCTCGATCGCTGTTTCCACGCGGTATCGTCCGTATTCTCCAAACCTGCCGTCGCCTTCGCACAAGGAAGGAGCATAAGAAATGCCGCAGTTGAATAG
- a CDS encoding DUF3533 domain-containing protein, whose translation MLERLGKKRYALPFVVFLVVASVMSMVVYPMVTAEPRNLPLGILSLDEGIETPQGTVNAGEVIVAQVTETEASNADGAQAVTWSTYETRKALDEAIANEELYAAIVIPSDFSASQVQAKMAEAQALAAQAAQIAAAQAAAANTGTPTNPQEAPPTLPQNEQPTTDTPEISPLSVIIDEGKNPMAASTVETMLTTMLAQQNLPYTIERVNEVNIGGGTLNMAQQFTVIPAFIMTMICSVALYALTRAPKTTSRRERWGIVGIQAALAVCLSWLIGFGTTAILETGGLSIPSLDTGLFLWLASFCLMLLFVGCLDIAAPLGAVIILVCFAGGMACGNLPYELLPTFYQNWLYPWVPQHFIGEGVRQIFYTGATVTNPAAASLAWFGVIGAAALCASAFIPRSESKDGPKPGPANK comes from the coding sequence ATGCTTGAACGTTTAGGAAAGAAGCGATACGCACTGCCGTTCGTCGTGTTTTTGGTGGTAGCGAGCGTCATGTCTATGGTGGTGTACCCCATGGTGACCGCCGAGCCGAGGAATCTGCCGCTCGGTATTCTCTCGCTCGACGAGGGCATCGAAACGCCGCAAGGCACAGTGAATGCAGGTGAGGTCATCGTGGCGCAGGTCACGGAGACCGAAGCTAGCAACGCGGATGGAGCGCAGGCCGTCACGTGGTCCACTTACGAAACTCGAAAGGCGCTCGACGAGGCGATTGCTAACGAGGAATTGTACGCAGCTATCGTGATTCCTTCCGATTTCTCGGCATCGCAGGTTCAGGCAAAAATGGCTGAGGCACAAGCTCTCGCAGCACAAGCAGCTCAAATCGCAGCGGCTCAAGCTGCGGCGGCAAACACAGGAACCCCCACAAACCCACAAGAAGCTCCACCAACACTTCCGCAGAATGAGCAGCCGACAACCGACACTCCTGAGATTTCACCACTCTCTGTGATTATCGACGAGGGCAAGAACCCGATGGCCGCCTCAACTGTTGAGACTATGCTCACCACCATGCTCGCCCAGCAGAATCTCCCCTACACCATCGAGCGTGTCAACGAGGTCAACATCGGCGGCGGCACGCTCAATATGGCCCAACAGTTCACCGTGATCCCCGCCTTCATCATGACCATGATCTGCTCGGTGGCGCTCTACGCCCTCACGCGTGCACCCAAAACCACCTCACGCCGCGAGCGCTGGGGCATCGTTGGTATTCAAGCTGCGCTTGCGGTGTGCCTGTCGTGGCTGATCGGATTCGGCACCACGGCCATTCTTGAGACGGGCGGTCTTTCCATCCCCAGCCTGGATACCGGCTTGTTCTTGTGGCTCGCGAGTTTCTGCCTGATGCTGCTGTTCGTTGGTTGCCTCGATATCGCGGCGCCACTTGGTGCGGTGATCATCCTTGTCTGCTTTGCAGGTGGCATGGCGTGCGGCAACCTGCCCTACGAACTCTTGCCGACGTTCTACCAGAACTGGCTCTACCCTTGGGTACCCCAACACTTTATCGGCGAAGGTGTCCGCCAAATTTTCTACACTGGCGCTACCGTCACGAACCCAGCCGCTGCGTCCCTCGCATGGTTTGGCGTTATAGGAGCTGCAGCCCTGTGCGCTTCCGCATTTATTCCGCGCAGCGAAAGCAAAGACGGGCCAAAACCTGGGCCCGCCAACAAATAG
- a CDS encoding Fic family protein, with protein MAEQDMSDLEYATGYEKMYGVTNERYEYLLRLQQQLRRFEIVPTAPTCDRNLLHRLADQQAILAHSGFDPAKEDHIFDAVKIDFVHTTARIEGNTLSLKETGLVLEEDATIPGKSLSEHLEIVDIAAAFDQMTKLVREEKDLSTEVILALHRTASAHLDDCDAGEYRCDQRYITSSPILPPPPARVPQLMDELIAWAKQTSESPIETTALFHLVFEDIHPFQDGNGRTGRVLLNFMLMSAGYPPISLKADEASIATYYRAIDSFARDIEGRDGSSMVDLVAHRLEDSIAQRMLQLEQLGR; from the coding sequence ATGGCGGAACAGGACATGAGTGATCTCGAATACGCAACCGGTTACGAGAAAATGTACGGTGTAACCAACGAGCGCTATGAGTATCTCCTTCGCTTGCAGCAGCAACTCCGCCGCTTTGAGATAGTGCCAACCGCACCAACCTGCGACCGTAATCTTTTGCATCGTCTCGCTGATCAGCAGGCCATCCTTGCGCACAGCGGCTTCGACCCCGCCAAGGAAGATCATATTTTCGATGCCGTCAAAATCGACTTTGTACACACCACAGCGCGTATCGAAGGCAACACACTTTCACTCAAGGAGACGGGGCTTGTGCTCGAAGAGGACGCCACCATTCCTGGCAAGTCTTTGAGCGAACACTTAGAGATCGTCGATATCGCTGCCGCATTTGATCAGATGACCAAACTTGTGCGCGAAGAGAAGGATCTTTCCACTGAAGTGATTCTCGCGCTCCACCGCACAGCGTCCGCCCATCTCGATGACTGTGATGCGGGCGAATATCGCTGCGACCAACGCTACATCACGTCGTCGCCCATTCTGCCGCCGCCTCCCGCACGCGTGCCGCAACTCATGGACGAGCTGATTGCCTGGGCAAAGCAAACAAGCGAATCACCTATTGAAACTACCGCCTTGTTCCATCTTGTATTCGAAGACATCCATCCCTTCCAAGACGGAAACGGTCGAACCGGACGCGTACTCCTGAACTTCATGCTAATGAGCGCAGGATACCCGCCAATCAGCCTCAAAGCTGATGAAGCAAGCATCGCCACGTATTACCGCGCCATCGACTCATTCGCCCGCGACATCGAAGGCCGCGACGGTTCATCGATGGTCGACCTCGTTGCTCATCGGTTGGAAGATTCCATAGCTCAACGCATGCTACAGCTTGAGCAGTTGGGCAGGTAA
- a CDS encoding DNA-3-methyladenine glycosylase I yields MEPKCRCSWAGDIPIYVDYHDNEWGRPTHDDRELFELLVLEGAQAGLSWLTILKKREAYREAFDNFDPAKVALYDDAKVEELMTNAGIVRNCRKITAAIVNAKLFLDVVEEFGSFDAFIWGYVDGNPIVNHWRTENDIPATTPLSDRISKDLKQRGFKFVGSTIVYAYMQSIGMVNDHVVDCFAYQELVETR; encoded by the coding sequence ATGGAGCCGAAGTGTCGATGCTCGTGGGCGGGCGACATCCCGATATACGTGGACTACCACGACAACGAGTGGGGAAGGCCCACTCATGACGACCGCGAACTATTCGAGTTGCTGGTTTTGGAGGGCGCGCAAGCGGGCCTCTCGTGGCTGACCATCCTCAAGAAGCGCGAGGCGTACCGCGAAGCATTCGACAACTTCGATCCCGCTAAGGTGGCGCTCTATGATGACGCGAAGGTCGAGGAACTCATGACGAACGCGGGCATCGTCCGTAACTGTCGCAAGATCACCGCAGCCATTGTAAACGCCAAGCTCTTCCTGGATGTGGTCGAGGAATTCGGAAGCTTTGATGCGTTTATCTGGGGGTACGTGGACGGCAATCCCATTGTGAACCACTGGCGCACCGAGAACGACATTCCAGCTACCACACCGCTTTCCGACCGCATCAGCAAAGACCTCAAACAACGCGGCTTCAAATTCGTCGGCTCAACCATCGTTTACGCCTATATGCAATCCATCGGCATGGTGAACGACCATGTGGTTGATTGCTTTGCGTATCAAGAACTGGTCGAAACGCGCTAA
- a CDS encoding aldose 1-epimerase family protein, with translation MGTETRVTLESDELAACISSRGAELQSVVRGGVERMWGGDPAVWGRRAPLLFPLIGRLRDGWYALDGKRIDAPTHGFCRDRMFDIERASASEVCFATASDEDTKAVYPFDFRLTVEFALEGSTLVKTHIVENVGTIPMPFELGGHEAYATRLLPGEHMADYFVRFEGLDVIEMFGMDESGILTLSKTTVPLEDGCLTKTPEQLGIDTIVLESVPGSVVTLGCGKNDYEVTVEFPDFPYLGIWTKAGQDDARYLCIEPWSALPDGHFSPHELAEKPGVCTLVPGECATLTYRMTFR, from the coding sequence GTGGGGACTGAAACGAGAGTGACACTGGAAAGCGATGAACTTGCAGCATGCATTTCAAGTAGGGGTGCAGAGCTACAGAGTGTGGTGCGTGGCGGTGTTGAGCGTATGTGGGGTGGCGACCCGGCGGTGTGGGGGCGTCGGGCGCCGCTCTTGTTTCCGCTGATCGGACGGCTGCGCGATGGGTGGTATGCGCTTGATGGTAAGCGCATAGATGCGCCGACGCATGGGTTTTGTCGTGATCGGATGTTTGACATTGAGCGGGCGTCGGCTTCCGAGGTGTGTTTTGCGACGGCTTCTGACGAGGACACCAAGGCTGTCTATCCTTTCGACTTTCGGCTGACCGTCGAGTTCGCGCTTGAGGGGTCGACTCTTGTGAAAACGCATATCGTCGAGAACGTAGGCACTATACCCATGCCGTTTGAGCTGGGTGGCCACGAGGCATATGCGACGCGCCTGTTGCCGGGCGAGCATATGGCCGACTATTTTGTGCGATTTGAGGGTCTCGACGTGATTGAGATGTTTGGCATGGACGAATCGGGTATTCTCACCCTGTCGAAAACAACCGTGCCACTTGAGGATGGGTGCCTGACGAAAACTCCCGAGCAGCTGGGCATCGATACGATTGTACTTGAGAGCGTTCCCGGTAGCGTCGTCACGCTGGGTTGCGGGAAGAACGATTACGAGGTGACGGTGGAATTTCCGGACTTCCCGTACCTGGGCATTTGGACCAAAGCTGGTCAAGACGACGCGCGCTACCTCTGTATTGAGCCGTGGTCGGCACTCCCTGATGGACACTTCTCCCCGCACGAGCTAGCCGAGAAGCCCGGTGTGTGTACCCTTGTTCCTGGCGAGTGCGCCACCCTTACGTACCGGATGACGTTTCGATAG
- a CDS encoding FAD-binding protein has product MESISRRSFVSGAAATGILATFGGLAGCAPQAVDSKANSNSEGILDANSLEQKWSFEVPPEPISDSDVAETYSAEIVVVGSGLAGMVTAVAAAEDGADVIVVSASSKGISRGGSNFGFGTKAQQAHDISITKDDMRVYMKSQLGQGSFLADNGKWADILNHSSEVMDWEIDKLASKGLNVSLEPGFTDPDGVLTMPAAAHNFFTDELPLGFKDGAPQQVNAMVDIFTNDLGGTVYFDSPVVQLTRGGVPNGIEGAVDGCIAKVADGSYVKFEASKAVVLATGDFSRDKDMMAKYAPWTLKTFGDVLTFDEPDYNVEANWSGLMPGDGHKMALWVGAAWQKTPCAPMVCNGCAGPTRQGPMGNFFGINMNIKGKRYFNETTNFSYGGFAITNQPKQTVFGIWDSEYVNTQASWDYYGCTVDAVNGCVPFTPEEMTASWDANIEAGTYFKADTLEELVAILAENGLEDTEAALKTINDYNRYAEQGVDEEFRVNPSELFPISTPPFYAAKSVGTQFLTICGGIRTNSQMQALDASDNPIQGLYTTGIMTGDMYGNVYNFVFPGLNLGGVCGTLSYLLGKRLATQ; this is encoded by the coding sequence ATGGAGTCCATTAGTCGTAGGTCGTTTGTTTCCGGTGCAGCAGCTACAGGAATTTTGGCTACATTTGGCGGTTTAGCGGGGTGCGCGCCACAGGCGGTTGATTCCAAAGCGAACAGTAATTCGGAAGGAATTCTTGACGCAAATTCACTCGAGCAAAAGTGGTCGTTTGAAGTTCCACCAGAACCAATTTCCGATAGCGACGTTGCAGAGACTTATTCTGCCGAAATCGTTGTTGTTGGTTCAGGTTTGGCTGGAATGGTAACTGCTGTAGCAGCGGCGGAAGACGGTGCAGATGTTATCGTTGTTTCAGCAAGCTCAAAAGGTATCTCTCGTGGAGGGTCTAATTTCGGATTTGGAACGAAGGCCCAGCAAGCGCACGACATATCTATTACAAAAGACGATATGCGTGTCTATATGAAATCCCAGCTTGGTCAAGGTTCTTTCCTGGCTGACAATGGAAAGTGGGCGGATATCCTCAATCATTCGTCCGAAGTCATGGACTGGGAAATTGACAAACTTGCATCCAAGGGCCTCAATGTCTCTCTTGAACCGGGTTTTACCGATCCCGATGGTGTACTTACTATGCCGGCCGCTGCGCATAACTTCTTTACCGACGAGCTGCCTCTCGGTTTTAAGGATGGTGCTCCTCAGCAGGTGAATGCTATGGTTGACATCTTCACCAATGATCTTGGGGGTACGGTGTACTTCGATAGCCCCGTTGTGCAGCTTACACGTGGCGGTGTACCCAATGGAATAGAAGGCGCTGTAGATGGTTGTATTGCCAAGGTGGCTGATGGCAGCTATGTTAAGTTTGAAGCGAGTAAAGCTGTTGTTCTTGCCACAGGTGACTTTAGCCGCGACAAAGACATGATGGCGAAATACGCACCTTGGACTTTAAAGACGTTTGGCGATGTTCTTACCTTCGATGAGCCCGATTACAACGTCGAGGCAAATTGGTCAGGCCTCATGCCGGGAGATGGCCACAAGATGGCCCTGTGGGTTGGCGCTGCATGGCAAAAGACCCCATGTGCTCCGATGGTCTGCAATGGATGCGCTGGCCCCACCCGCCAAGGCCCCATGGGCAACTTCTTCGGTATTAATATGAACATAAAGGGGAAGCGTTACTTCAACGAAACAACAAACTTTTCCTATGGTGGATTTGCTATAACAAACCAGCCAAAACAAACCGTATTCGGTATTTGGGACAGTGAGTATGTGAATACGCAAGCATCTTGGGATTATTATGGCTGTACAGTTGATGCTGTTAACGGTTGTGTGCCTTTTACCCCAGAAGAGATGACTGCTTCGTGGGATGCGAATATTGAAGCTGGGACGTACTTTAAAGCTGATACCCTTGAAGAGCTCGTGGCTATTCTTGCTGAAAACGGCTTGGAGGACACCGAGGCGGCTCTCAAGACGATAAACGATTACAATCGCTACGCTGAACAGGGCGTTGATGAGGAATTCCGCGTGAATCCTTCCGAACTGTTTCCGATTAGCACACCGCCATTCTATGCGGCAAAAAGTGTAGGGACGCAGTTCCTCACTATCTGCGGGGGTATTCGCACTAATTCCCAAATGCAGGCACTTGATGCAAGTGATAATCCGATTCAGGGACTGTATACCACAGGTATTATGACGGGCGATATGTATGGCAATGTATACAATTTTGTTTTTCCCGGTCTGAATCTTGGCGGAGTTTGTGGCACGTTGTCGTATCTGCTGGGAAAACGACTCGCGACCCAATAG
- a CDS encoding LuxR family transcriptional regulator produces MRPAIRQLWSIVGYAITLLLIILFTHGMGRVFQNEIELVNYSYYRLSLSVGFVGTLLALGLKNIFSPRMLTRTFIICSTVLSLVGIVLLLLHNVALFRSALAYPSSFLIGVGLASMFALWQQTLANQDIDIVKNSIVGGTAIAALAGAPFNFVVDPGILFIVASICTLANGLLLYRFQNLEEEPSLKPSPNIGYEWKSQFERLMLSTWRYIVCVGTIGFASRVSQVLIENDSAPNLYITAATLLAAIVLGMVWRRNYSFRKVYGILTILVTACFLPITILGERFYAPIAGFTFFAFSLVSMFMVLTTVQISRARGMNPTAVFGIFTGCVYLITDIGPILIHLLGQGFGFSQVIIASLSTVYLLSIGGYVIGSLRSEHGETQKDSEEQQHPIVAQPEDRSSSFVQTVVIQRDLIPVCCEQLKRTYRLTTRETEVLELFARGRDLPRIAETLYVSQNTIRTHSRNLYRKLGVSSKQDALDMLEQCKREILEEN; encoded by the coding sequence ATGAGGCCTGCCATTCGACAGCTCTGGTCTATAGTAGGGTATGCAATCACCCTTCTCCTCATCATCTTGTTCACGCATGGGATGGGTCGAGTCTTCCAAAACGAAATCGAACTTGTCAACTACTCTTACTATCGTCTCTCTCTTTCGGTAGGCTTTGTTGGAACCCTCCTCGCGCTTGGCCTTAAGAACATCTTCTCCCCTCGCATGCTGACTCGTACTTTCATCATTTGTTCAACTGTGCTTTCCTTAGTTGGAATTGTGCTGCTCCTCTTACATAACGTTGCGCTTTTCAGAAGCGCGTTAGCGTATCCCTCATCTTTCCTAATTGGAGTAGGGCTCGCTAGCATGTTTGCTCTGTGGCAGCAAACATTGGCAAATCAGGACATCGACATTGTGAAAAATAGTATTGTCGGAGGAACGGCGATTGCCGCACTTGCGGGTGCACCCTTCAATTTCGTAGTTGACCCGGGAATACTATTCATTGTGGCATCAATCTGCACTCTTGCTAACGGATTACTTCTCTACCGCTTCCAAAATTTAGAGGAGGAGCCGAGCTTAAAGCCCTCACCAAACATCGGTTACGAATGGAAATCTCAATTCGAACGACTCATGCTCAGCACCTGGAGATATATCGTTTGCGTGGGAACGATCGGATTTGCCAGCCGCGTTTCACAGGTACTCATAGAAAACGACTCTGCCCCCAATCTCTATATAACAGCAGCAACGCTTCTTGCCGCAATAGTCCTTGGGATGGTATGGCGTAGAAATTATTCATTTAGAAAAGTATACGGAATACTGACCATTCTGGTTACCGCATGCTTTCTTCCCATTACGATTCTCGGAGAACGTTTTTATGCCCCTATCGCAGGATTTACCTTTTTCGCATTCTCTCTTGTTTCGATGTTTATGGTTTTAACCACTGTGCAGATATCACGCGCAAGAGGAATGAATCCCACCGCCGTATTTGGTATTTTTACCGGATGTGTGTATCTGATAACCGACATCGGTCCGATCTTGATACATCTACTCGGTCAAGGGTTCGGCTTCTCTCAAGTCATCATAGCTTCCCTGTCAACGGTGTATTTGCTCTCCATAGGCGGCTATGTTATTGGGTCGCTCAGGTCGGAACATGGCGAAACACAGAAGGACTCTGAGGAGCAACAACACCCCATTGTCGCCCAACCGGAAGACAGATCGAGCTCCTTTGTCCAGACAGTCGTCATCCAACGCGACCTAATTCCCGTGTGTTGTGAACAGCTAAAAAGGACATACCGTCTCACTACAAGAGAAACCGAAGTGCTTGAACTCTTCGCAAGAGGACGCGATCTTCCGCGCATAGCCGAAACCCTTTACGTATCGCAGAACACCATTCGCACGCACAGCAGAAACCTTTATCGCAAATTGGGCGTCTCGAGCAAACAAGATGCTCTCGACATGCTTGAGCAATGCAAACGCGAGATCCTGGAAGAGAACTAA
- a CDS encoding fructose-bisphosphatase class III, which yields MDATEKRYLELLSRSFPTAAKASAEIINLSAILNLPKGTEFFASDIHGEYEAFSHILRNGSGSIRLKIDDVFGDTLSAEEKRSLATLIYYPREKMELVLSQVDDAQAWYEITLPRLVAVCKRAAQKYTRSRVRKALPRDFAYIIEELMTENSQGADKKAYYAAIIDAVIRTDRVGALIEALCLLIQRLAIDHLHIIGDIYDRGPYPDVIMETLRSYHSVDIQWGNHDIVWMGAALGQRGCIAHVVRNCARYGNLSILEDAYGINILPLASFALEAYKDDPCVAFGLKGNPDLPPQELEMNIKIQKAMAIIQFKVEAQLIDENPGFGLENRKLLDKIDFDRGTVMLDGTEYALTDTVFPTVDPDDPYRLTPEEEEVMQRLEQAFTGCEKLQRHMHFFLEAGSLYKIYNGNLLFHACVPLNADGSLMETDVFGQKYKGRALYDVMERYVRAAFYDPDPEMRKRGRDLLWYMWLGEGSPLFAKSKMATFELYLIAEKEARKEVKNPFYTFLDDERVMAGVFEDFGMDPETSRIVCGHIPVKVKDGEDPVKCGGKVLTIDGGFSKAYQPTTGIAGYTLISNSYGFVLAAHEPLESARAAVVNELDIHSSRSVVERVDGRTLVADTDTGAELKQQIADLEQLLAAYRRGEIAEREK from the coding sequence ATGGATGCAACGGAAAAGCGCTACCTGGAACTGCTCTCTCGATCGTTTCCCACTGCCGCGAAGGCTTCGGCGGAGATTATCAACCTCAGCGCAATTTTGAACCTGCCCAAGGGCACCGAGTTCTTCGCCTCGGACATCCATGGTGAGTACGAGGCGTTTTCGCACATTCTGCGCAACGGCTCCGGCTCCATCCGTCTGAAGATTGACGACGTGTTCGGCGACACGCTGAGCGCGGAGGAAAAGCGCTCGCTCGCCACGCTCATTTACTATCCGCGTGAGAAGATGGAACTCGTGTTGTCGCAGGTAGACGATGCGCAGGCATGGTATGAGATCACGTTGCCGCGCCTGGTTGCCGTGTGCAAGCGCGCCGCGCAGAAGTACACGCGCTCCCGTGTGCGCAAGGCGCTGCCGCGCGACTTTGCGTATATCATCGAAGAGCTGATGACCGAGAACAGTCAGGGTGCCGACAAGAAGGCCTACTATGCCGCCATTATTGATGCGGTTATCCGCACCGATCGTGTGGGCGCGCTCATTGAGGCGTTGTGCCTGCTCATCCAGCGCCTGGCAATCGATCATCTGCATATTATCGGCGACATTTACGACCGCGGGCCGTACCCCGACGTTATCATGGAAACGCTGAGGAGCTACCACTCGGTCGACATTCAGTGGGGCAACCATGACATCGTGTGGATGGGCGCGGCGCTCGGCCAGCGAGGCTGCATCGCGCACGTGGTGCGCAACTGCGCACGTTACGGCAACCTGTCCATCTTGGAGGACGCGTACGGCATCAACATCCTGCCGCTCGCGTCGTTCGCGCTCGAGGCGTACAAGGACGATCCGTGCGTGGCGTTCGGTCTCAAGGGCAACCCAGATCTGCCGCCGCAAGAGCTGGAGATGAATATCAAGATTCAGAAGGCCATGGCCATCATCCAGTTCAAGGTGGAAGCGCAGCTCATCGACGAGAACCCCGGCTTCGGTTTGGAGAATCGCAAGCTCCTGGACAAGATCGACTTCGATCGCGGCACCGTGATGTTGGATGGCACGGAGTACGCACTCACCGACACGGTGTTCCCCACAGTGGACCCGGACGACCCCTACCGCCTTACGCCCGAGGAAGAGGAAGTCATGCAGCGCCTGGAACAGGCGTTCACCGGCTGTGAGAAGCTTCAGCGCCACATGCATTTCTTCCTGGAAGCCGGCAGCCTCTACAAGATATACAACGGCAACCTGTTGTTCCACGCCTGCGTGCCGCTGAATGCCGACGGCTCGCTCATGGAAACGGACGTGTTCGGCCAGAAGTACAAGGGCCGCGCACTCTATGATGTTATGGAGCGCTATGTGCGTGCGGCGTTCTACGATCCTGATCCCGAGATGCGTAAACGCGGCCGCGACCTTTTGTGGTACATGTGGCTCGGCGAGGGTTCGCCTTTGTTCGCGAAGAGCAAGATGGCGACGTTTGAGCTGTACCTGATTGCGGAGAAGGAGGCGCGCAAGGAGGTTAAAAACCCGTTCTATACCTTCCTCGACGACGAGCGCGTGATGGCTGGCGTATTTGAGGACTTCGGGATGGATCCTGAGACCTCGCGCATCGTGTGCGGTCACATTCCCGTGAAGGTGAAGGACGGCGAAGATCCGGTGAAGTGCGGGGGAAAGGTACTCACTATCGACGGCGGTTTCTCGAAGGCTTACCAGCCCACAACCGGCATCGCGGGCTACACGCTCATTTCGAACTCGTACGGTTTTGTGCTGGCTGCGCATGAGCCGCTGGAGTCTGCGCGCGCTGCGGTGGTGAACGAGCTGGATATCCACTCGTCCCGCAGCGTGGTGGAGCGCGTCGACGGCCGCACCCTCGTGGCCGACACCGATACGGGTGCTGAACTCAAACAGCAGATCGCCGACCTGGAGCAGCTGCTGGCGGCGTATCGCCGCGGCGAAATCGCCGAGCGGGAGAAGTAA
- a CDS encoding arsenate reductase family protein produces MNIQIFGTNKSFDTKKAQRYFKERRVKFQFIDLKEKGISKGELESVARAVGGIDQLIDPKAKDQDLVALFAYLSPDQKFDKLLENQHVLAEPVVRNGRQATVGYAPEIWKNWE; encoded by the coding sequence ATGAACATTCAGATATTTGGCACCAATAAGAGCTTCGACACAAAGAAGGCGCAGCGCTACTTTAAGGAGCGGCGCGTGAAGTTCCAGTTCATCGACTTGAAAGAGAAGGGGATAAGTAAGGGCGAGCTGGAGTCAGTTGCGCGCGCGGTGGGTGGTATCGACCAGCTTATTGACCCTAAGGCGAAAGACCAAGACCTTGTGGCGCTGTTTGCCTATCTCTCGCCGGACCAGAAGTTCGACAAATTGCTGGAGAACCAACACGTCCTCGCCGAGCCAGTTGTTCGCAACGGTCGTCAAGCCACTGTCGGTTACGCACCCGAAATTTGGAAAAATTGGGAATAG